One window from the genome of Epinephelus moara isolate mb chromosome 5, YSFRI_EMoa_1.0, whole genome shotgun sequence encodes:
- the si:ch211-69b7.6 gene encoding neuroblast differentiation-associated protein AHNAK isoform X6: protein MPSHRRGRSLSDALTLERSEEGGLYVSSINQNAAANRGLREGDELLGATIDFDQLSKDEVYKVLRLMEPFDGKMKVLTRNNKSKSLGNLDQCDKTPETMLNDAYSKLYNAKIKKFMKDDLPGAWEGSVNEVTAKPTVPGSSKVNLKHDMRGLPRLGVDFGFIKPKTLTTDIDADSQSDDAEEQMKYDSNLNLPPLGLGLNGTALSGAQAPRLKVNARSPQFNAPDFHLSGTLPEGPNVNTTAGLQLPNTDSPSVDLTMPNLGLESNGTFRAPEMGMDLTGSDVSTPDIGINLNGGNISGPSFDTDVPKVAIEGTNKEFKMPKFKVPDMGLSGPSFSGPEGEVKIPDVGMPDVPSGKLGLKYSKRLKNPDLNVDYPSSYVESPKLQLSGTSPDLDLEMPDVDVSQLDINGPDINMPSGKVKVPFKKPKIDLRYPDLDVDAPSGKLTKPKFDVKTPDLSLKSPKIKGGIHAPDINLPKADLKGPKLGIGTPSVDTKLPSGKYKAPRFKMPKFDLPDIEVPDFNGDFKGPDVRLAAPDLRAGIADPNIDIKVPSADLDVSAPKFKGGIGLKDPKLDLNTPDMDINMPSGKLGIGADAPSGKLKLPKFKLFGTLSKKKDLDVNAGLKTPELALKSPKIKGMDVDLSKPGFDMDAPSLDLTLPKGPNLDMNTDLKSPDLNLKAPKIKGGIDAPDLDLPNMDLKAPKLDVNTPNINMGSPKAKLKMPKIKMPKFSGPSLKGPEIDGNFDGPDMDINAPNFNLKGPKADLEMPDLDISGPSGKFKKPNFNLPDFGLSGPKLDGPNLGLKSPDLNLSGPNLSGGLNAPDINMPKVDLKSPKLDLNAPKLNLDMLSGKLKMPELNAPDWDVNAPSGKLKMPKLNLSGTLPKGPNLDINTDFKSPDLNLKAPKIKGGIDAPDLDLPNMDLKAPKLDVNTPDINIGSPKTNFKMPKMKMPKFSGPSLKGPEIDGNFDGPDMDINAPNFNLKGPKADLEMPDLDISGPSGKFKKPNINLPDFGLSGPKLDGPNLGLKSPDLNLSGPNLSGGLNAPDINMPKVDLKSPKLDLNAPKLNLDMPSGKLKMPELNAPDWDVNAPSGKLKMPKLNLSGTLPKGPNLDINTDFRSPDLNLKAPKIKGGIDAPDFDLPNMDLKAPKLDVNTPDLNIGSPKTKFKMPKLKMPKFNFPGLKTPEFDGNLDGPDVDVNVPNVNLKGPKADLEMPDLDISGPSGKFKKPNFNLPDFGLSGPKLDGPDLGLKSPDLDLSGPNLSGGLNAPDINMPKVHLKSPKLDLNAPELNLDMPSGKLKMPELNAPDWDVNAPSGKLKMPKLNLSGTLPKGPNLDINTDFKSPDLNLKAPKIKGGIDAPDLDLPNMDLKAPKLDVNTPDINIGSPKTKFKMPKLKMPKFNFPGLKTPEFDGNLDGPDVDVNAPNFNLKGPKADLEMPDLGISGPSGKFKKPNFNLPDFGLSGPKLDGPNLGLKSPDLDLSGPNLSGGLNAPDINMPKVDLKSPKLDLNAPKLNLDMPSGKLKMPELNAPDWDVNAPSGKLKMPKLNLSGTLPKGPNLDINTDFKSPDLNLKAPKIKSGIEAPDLDLPNMDLKAPKLDVNTPDINIGSPKTKFKMPKLKMPKFNFPGLKTPEIDGNLDGPDVDINAPNVNLKGPKTDFEIPDVDFGSPTGKFKFPDVGFSSPKLDAPNFDFKSPDLNAKLPKGPNLNINSDLKAPDFNLKAPKLKGGIDAPKFGLPNMDLKAPKLDMNTPDVSLGLPDAKFKKPEIKMPKGPNIDINGDLQGPDLNIPNLDVSGPEGKFKMPSLNTPDLNLSGPKAKIPDMNLSGPKLKGPDISMPDIDLPNASFKGPKLDLNAKRPDLGIDGNIGQPDMRFTAPNVKGGIRGPDIGMNIPSGNIQGPDADLDLAERKFKLPSFKMPQFGSPDLNGVGSDIDFGASLKPTNLDISPPNAKVNMKPMQLVGDFTGPNVSVPNMPNAAMRSPQLNVNAPNMPNAAMRGPQLNVRAPNMPKAAMRSPQLNVNAPNMPNAAMRRPQLNVNAPNMPNAAMRGPQLNVNAPNIPNAAMRGPQLNINAPNMPNAAMRGPQLNVNAPNMPNASMRGPQLNVRAPNMLKASMQSPQLNVNAPNMPNAAMRKPQLHLKSPDLNIDDPSLHFRGPSYRNRRSDIPGVNMRMAVLDVDRVDFSHTDLNIDDFTGKEHVLRARGSKPNLQAPPNYGQVISPSGVNIGMRDPRHSRRSPPGDMYSRQHGTMQPVTYARLPHVSQDPRVRVPGGSDGYYITVFDKQAQNQRMPNRKYNTLGGPGFHPQDIDLEVPEKNYQKGGSTFFFSDLM, encoded by the exons ATG CCGTCTCACCGCAGGGGAAGGAGTCTCTCCGACGCCCTGACCCTGGAGCGATCAGAGGAGGGAGGGCTGTACGTTTCCAGCATCAACCAAAATGCCGCAGCCAATCGAGGACTTAGAGAAG gggATGAACTCTTGGGGGCAACAATTGATTTTGATCAACTTTCAAAAGATGAAGTATATAAAGTACTGAGGCTGATGGAGCCATTTGATGGCAAGATGAAAGTCCTCACTAGGAACAACAAGAGCAAGAGCCTCGGAAACTTGGACCAGTGTGACAAGACTCCTGAGACG ATGCTGAATGATGCCTACAGCAAGCTCTACAATGCCAAAATCAAGAAGTTCATGAAAGATGATTTGCCTGGTGCCTGGGAAGGCTCTGTGAACGAGGTTACTGCCAAGCCAACTGTACCAGGCTCATCCAAGGTCAACCTAAAACACGACATGAGGGGGTTGCCTCGCCTCGGAGTTGACTTTGGATTTATAAAACCCAAGACTTTGACCACAGATATTGATGCAGATTCACAATCTGATGATGCCGAAGAACAAATGAAATATGACAGCAATCTGAACCTCCCACCACTGGGACTCGGCTTGAATGGGACTGCTCTCAGTGGAGCTCAGGCGCCAAGACTGAAAGTCAATGCTAGAAGTCCACAGTTTAATGCTCCAGACTTCCATCTGTCTGGAACATTACCAGAGGGTCCAAATGTCAACACCACAGCTGGTCTACAACTGCCAAACACTGACAGTCCATCAGTTGACTTGACAATGCCAAATCTTGGACTGGAAAGCAATGGAACTTTTAGAGCTCCAGAAATGGGTATGGACTTAACAGGTTCAGATGTTAGTACACCTGACATAGGGATAAACCTTAATGGGGGAAATATCAGTGGTCCATCCTTTGACACTGACGTTCCCAAAGTGGCCATTGAAGGAACAAACAAAGAGttcaaaatgccaaaattcaAAGTGCCAGACATGGGCCTCTCTGGACCTTCTTTTAGTGGTCCAGAAGGTGAGGTCAAGATACCAGATGTAGGAATGCCAGATGTTCCCTCAGGTAAACTTGGTCTCAAGTATTCCAAGAGACTGAAAAATCCAGATCTAAATGTGGACTATCCTTCCAGTTATGTAGAATCACCCAAGCTCCAGCTGTCAGGAACATCCCCTGACTTGGACCTAGAAATGCCAGATGTGGATGTATCACAACTTGACATAAATGGGCCGGACATTAACATGCCTTCAGGGAAAGTCAAAGTGCCATTTAAGAAACCAAAGATTGATCTTAGATATCCAGATTTAGATGTGGATGCCCCATCTGGTAAATTGACTAAGCCCAAATTTGACGTTAAAACACCTGACCTTAGTCTCAAATCACCAAAGATAAAAGGTGGAATTCATGCACCTGATATAAATTTACCCAAAGCTGACCTCAAAGGACCAAAGTTAGGCATTGGCACTCCGTCTGTTGACACTAAACTTCCATCTGGAAAATACAAGGCTCCAAGgtttaaaatgcccaaatttgaTTTACCAGACATTGAAGTTCCAGACTTCAATGGAGATTTCAAAGGACCAGATGTGCGGTTGGCAGCACCAGATCTCAGAGCTGGAATTGCAGACCCAAATATTGACATAAAGGTACCCTCAGCTGACTTGGATGTGTCTGCTCCCAAGTTTAAAGGCGGGATTGGCCTCAAAGACCCAAAACTTGACCTTAATACTCCTGATATGGATATTAATATGCCTTCTGGGAAATTAGGCATTGGTGCAGATGCGCCCTCTGGTAAGCTTAAGTTGCCAAAATTTAAGCTTTTTGGCACATTGTCAAAGAAAAAGGATTTGGATGTCAATGCAGGGTTGAAAACACCTGAACTTGCTCTGAAATCCCCAAAGATAAAAGGCATGGATGTAGATTTGTCTAAGCCAGGGTTTGACATGGATGCACCTTCACTTGATCTGACGCTGCCAAAAGGACCAAATTTGGACATGAACACAGACCTGAAATCACCAGATTTAAATCTGAAAGCCCCGAAGATAAAGGGTGGAATTGATGCCCCTGACTTGGACTTGCCAAACATGGACCTTAAAGCTCCAAAGTTAGATGTGAACACTCCAAATATCAACATGGGTTCACCCAAAGCAAAATTAAAGATGCCCAAAATAAAGATGCCTAAATTTAGTGGTCCAAGCCTAAAAGGACCTGAGATTGATGGCAATTTTGATGGCCCAGACATGGATATTAATGCACCCAATTTCAATCTGAAAGGTCCTAAAGCTGATTTAGAAATGCCAGACTTGGATATCAGTGGTCCATCAGGAAAATTCAAAAAGCCAAACTTTAACCTGCCTGATTTTGGGCTTTCTGGTCCAAAGTTAGATGGCCCTAACCTGGGGCTCAAATCACCTGATCTAAATCTATCTGGTCCCAATCTCAGTGGTGGTTTAAATGCACCAGACATAAACATGCCCAAAGTTGATCTTAAAAGCCCCAAACTGGACCTCAATGCCCCGAAGCTCAACTTAGACATGCTGTCAGGTAAACTGAAAATGCCAGAGCTTAATGCTCCAGACTGGGATGTTAATGCTCCCTCAGGCAAATTGAAAATGCCCAAATTAAACCTTTCCGGCACACTGCCAAAGGGACCAAATTTGGACATAAACACTGACTTCAAATCACCAGATTTAAATCTGAAAGCTCCAAAGATAAAGGGTGGAATTGATGCCCCTGACTTGGACTTGCCAAACATGGACCTTAAAGCTCCAAAGTTAGATGTGAACACTCCAGATATCAACATTGGTTCacccaaaacaaatttcaagATGCCCAAAATGAAAATGCCGAAATTTAGTGGTCCAAGCCTAAAAGGACCTGAGATTGATGGCAATTTTGATGGCCCAGACATGGATATTAATGCACCCAATTTCAATCTGAAAGGTCCTAAAGCTGATTTAGAAATGCCAGACTTGGATATCAGTGGTCCATCAGGAAAattcaaaaagccaaacataaATCTTCCAGATTTTGGGCTTTCTGGTCCAAAGTTAGATGGCCCTAACCTGGGGCTCAAATCACCTGATCTAAATCTATCTGGTCCCAATCTCAGTGGTGGTTTAAATGCACCAGACATAAACATGCCCAAGGTTGATCTTAAAAGCCCCAAACTGGACCTCAATGCCCCAAAGCTCAACCTAGATATGCCATCAGGTAAACTGAAAATGCCAGAGCTTAATGCTCCAGACTGGGATGTTAATGCTCCCTCAGGCAAATTGAAAATGCCCAAATTAAACCTTTCTGGCACACTGCCAAAGGGACCAAATTTGGACATAAACACTGACTTCAGATCACCAGATTTAAATCTGAAAGCTCCAAAGATAAAGGGTGGAATTGATGCCCCTGACTTCGACTTGCCAAACATGGACCTTAAAGCTCCAAAGTTAGATGTGAACACTCCAGATCTCAACATTGGTTCACccaaaacaaaattcaaaatgcccAAGcttaaaatgccaaaatttaACTTCCCAGGCCTAAAAACACCTGAATTTGATGGAAACTTGGATGGTCCAGATGTTGATGTAAATGTACCCAATGTCAATCTGAAAGGTCCTAAAGCTGATTTAGAAATGCCAGACTTGGATATCAGTGGTCCATCGGGAAAATTCAAAAAGCCAAACTTTAACCTGCCTGATTTTGGGCTTTCTGGTCCAAAGTTAGATGGCCCCGACCTGGGCCTCAAATCACCTGATCTAGATCTATCTGGTCCCAATCTCAGTGGTGGTTTAAATGCACCAGACATAAACATGCCCAAGGTTCATCTTAAAAGTCCCAAACTGGACCTCAATGCCCCAGAGCTCAACTTAGACATGCCATCAGGTAAACTGAAAATGCCAGAGCTTAATGCTCCAGACTGGGATGTTAATGCTCCCTCAGGCAAATTGAAAATGCCCAAGTTAAACCTTTCCGGCACACTGCCAAAGGGACCAAATTTGGACATAAACACTGACTTCAAATCACCAGATTTAAATCTGAAAGCCCCAAAGATAAAGGGTGGAATTGATGCCCCTGACTTGGACTTGCCAAACATGGACCTTAAAGCTCCAAAGTTAGATGTGAACACTCCAGATATCAACATTGGTTCACccaaaacaaaattcaaaatgcccAAGcttaaaatgccaaaatttaatttcccaGGCCTAAAAACACCTGAATTTGATGGAAACTTGGATGGTCCAGATGTTGATGTAAATGCACCCAATTTCAATCTGAAAGGTCCTAAAGCTGATTTAGAAATGCCAGACTTGGGTATCAGTGGTCCATCAGGAAAATTCAAAAAGCCAAACTTTAACCTGCCTGATTTTGGGCTTTCTGGTCCAAAGTTAGATGGCCCTAACCTGGGCCTCAAATCACCTGATCTAGATCTATCTGGTCCCAATCTCAGTGGTGGTTTAAATGCACCAGACATAAACATGCCCAAGGTTGATCTTAAAAGCCCCAAACTGGACCTCAATGCCCCAAAGCTCAACTTAGACATGCCATCAGGTAAACTAAAAATGCCAGAGCTTAATGCTCCAGACTGGGATGTTAATGCTCCCTCAGGCAAATTGAAAATGCCCAAATTAAATCTTTCCGGCACGCTGCCAAAGG GACCAAATTTGGACATAAACACTGACTTCAAATCACCAGATTTAAATCTGAAAGCTCCAAAGATAAAGAGTGGAATTGAGGCCCCTGACTTGGACTTGCCAAACATGGACCTTAAAGCTCCAAAGTTAGATGTGAACACTCCAGATATCAACATTGGTTCACccaaaacaaaattcaaaatgcccAAACTGAAAATGCCTAAATTTAACTTCCCAGGCCTAAAAACACCTGAAATTGATGGAAACTTGGATGGTCCAGATGTTGACATCAATGCACCCAACGTCAACCTCAAAGGGCCCAAAACTGACTTTGAAATACCAGATGTTGATTTTGGCAGCCCAACAGGAAAATTTAAATTTCCTGATGTGGGCTTTTCTAGTCCAAAGTTAGATGCCCCAAACTTTGACTTtaagtcaccagatctcaatgcCAAATTACCAAAAGGTCCAAATCTGAACATAAATTCAGACCTAAAAGCTCCAGATTTTAATCTCAAAGCTCCAAAATTGAAAGGTGGAATCGATGCCCCTAAATTTGGATTACCAAACATGGATCTTAAGGCACCCAAATTAGATATGAACACTCCAGATGTTAGCCTTGGTCTCCCTGATGCAAAGTTCAAAAAGCCAGAAATCAAGATGCCAAAAGGCCCCAATATTGACATAAATGGGGACCTACAGGGGCCTGACCTGAATATCCCAAATTTAGATGTCAGTGGTCCCGAAGGTAAATTCAAAATGCCAAGTTTGAATACACCAGACCTCAATCTCTCTGGACCTAAGGCCAAAATTCCAGACATGAATCTTTCAGGACCTAAACTGAAAGGCCCTGATATAAGTATGCCAGACATAGATTTGCCTAATGCCAGTTTCAAAGGTCCTAAGCTAGACCTCAATGCGAAACGTCCTGACCTAGGAATAGATGGTAACATAGGGCAACCTGATATGAGATTTACTGCCCCTAATGTCAAAGGAGGAATAAGAGGTCCAGACATTGGTATGAATATTCCCTCAGGCAACATCCAAGGTCCGGACGCTGATCTTGATTTGGCTGAGAGAAAATTCAAACTCCCTTCTTTCAAGATGCCTCAGTTTGGAAGCCCAGATCTTAACGGGGTAGGGTCTGATATTGACTTTGGTGCATCTCTGAAACCAACAAATCTGGATATTTCTCCTCCAAATGCAAAAGTGAACATGAAACCAATGCAGTTGGTGGGGGATTTCACAGGTCCAAATGTTAGTGTTCCAAACATGCCGAACGCAGCGATGCGAAGTCCACAGCTAAATGTTAATGCTCCAAACATGCCGAACGCAGCGATGCGAGGTCCACAGCTAAATGTTAGGGCTCCAAACATGCCAAAAGCAGCAATGCGAAGTCCACAGCTAAATGTAAATGCTCCAAACATGCCGAATGCAGCGATGCGACGTCCACAGCTAAATGTTAATGCTCCAAACATGCCAAACGCAGCGATGCGAGGTCCACAGCTAAATGTTAATGCTCCAAACATACCGAACGCAGCGATGCGAGGTCCACAGCTAAATATTAATGCTCCAAACATGCCAAACGCAGCGATGCGAG GTCCACAGCTAAATGTTAATGCTCCAAACATGCCGAACGCATCGATGCGAGGTCCACAGCTAAATGTTAGGGCTCCAAACATGCTGAAAGCATCAATGCAAAGTCCACAGCTAAATGTAAATGCTCCAAACATGCCGAACGCAGCGATGCGGAAGCCACAGCTCCATCTCAAATCTCCAGATCTTAACATTGATGATccttcactacatttcagaggacCTTCGTATAGGAATCGCAGATCAGATATCCCAGGGGTTAACATGAGAATGGCTGTCCTGGATGTAGATCGAGTTGATTTCAGCCATACAGATCTCAACATTGATGATTTCACAGGAAAGGAGCATGTACTTAGAGCTAGAGGTTCCAAACCTAACCTCCAGGCACCACCTAACTATGGACAGGTGATCTCCCCATCAGGTGTTAATATTGGCATGAGGGACCCAAGACACTCTAGAAGAAGTCCTCCTGGTGATATGTATTCAAGGCAGCACGGAACAATGCAGCCGGTAACTTACGCACGTTTGCCACATGTTTCTCAAGATCCCAGAGTAAGAGTCCCTGGAGGTTCGGATGGATACTACATCACTGTTTTTGACAAACAAGCACAAAATCAGAGAATGCCAAACCGCAAATATAACACACTTGGGGGGCCTGGCTTTCATCCACAAGACATAGACCTTGAAGttccagaaaaaaattaccagaAAGGGGGTTCAACTTTCTTTTTCTCCGACCTCATGTAG